In Lentibacillus amyloliquefaciens, one DNA window encodes the following:
- a CDS encoding transglycosylase domain-containing protein, which yields MKSILRLKGNKYRLFYLVPIGLLMLGFLLLGGVYFVSFLMGPPELANDQNTIYYSTDGEIIGQDSGAENRNWADLEDISPHLVEATLAIEDRHFYDHNGFDLQRIVGAAISDIRSLSLDEGASTLSQQYARNLFLTHDKTWARKLKEAFYTVRLEMYYTKDELLEGYLNTIYYGHGAYGAETASRHFFDKPASDLTLAEASMLAAIPKGPSYYSPFNHMENAKDRQRRVLSSMREINFISGQAYYLSSREKLAFTETEQRENVSVAPYFQDAALNEASGILDLDAEKIRSGGYKIHTTLDKQLQDQLKNNTKNEMASGSSIEIGAIALNPDTGGIRALIGGKNYTESPFNRATSAKRMPGSAFKPFLYYAALNNGYTPATMLMSKPTAFRLEDGEVYQPSNYNGYYANEQITLAQALALSDNVYAVKTNLYLGPDHLANTAETFGFSGDLPAVPSLALGTAAVTVEEMVTGYGMLANGGHDITSHTVAKIVDRNGNTVFERNRKESDQVLDAQSVFVLSQLMTGMFDRSLDGYMTVTGSSIADQLNRTYAGKSGTTETDSWMVGYSPSLVTGIWTGYDDNKQITKTREEAYAKNIWASFMTDAHEDIGKEKFDIPSGVTGVPIDPKSGKRATSYCDTSRVMYFKEGTEPREHCTIHMPEDQGQPEEEEKNEKEEQGLFEKVFDTLF from the coding sequence ATGAAATCAATTTTGCGCTTGAAAGGGAATAAATATCGGTTGTTTTACCTGGTGCCGATTGGTTTGTTGATGTTGGGATTTCTGCTCCTTGGCGGGGTCTATTTCGTCAGCTTTCTGATGGGGCCGCCGGAGCTTGCCAATGATCAAAACACCATTTATTACAGCACCGACGGCGAGATAATTGGTCAAGATAGCGGTGCCGAAAACCGAAACTGGGCCGATTTGGAAGACATCTCCCCTCATTTAGTTGAGGCAACTCTGGCAATTGAAGATCGACATTTTTATGACCATAACGGATTTGATCTGCAGCGGATAGTTGGTGCAGCTATATCTGATATCAGAAGCCTTTCACTGGACGAAGGCGCCAGCACACTGTCTCAGCAATATGCCCGTAATTTATTTCTGACACATGATAAAACCTGGGCACGCAAGCTGAAGGAAGCTTTTTATACAGTAAGGCTGGAAATGTATTATACAAAAGACGAACTGCTCGAAGGTTATTTGAACACAATTTACTATGGACATGGCGCTTACGGGGCGGAAACAGCGAGCAGACATTTTTTCGATAAACCGGCAAGCGACCTGACGCTGGCAGAGGCATCGATGCTTGCCGCCATTCCAAAAGGCCCTTCATACTACTCACCATTTAACCATATGGAAAATGCCAAAGATCGCCAGCGCCGGGTGCTAAGCTCAATGCGGGAAATTAATTTCATATCCGGCCAAGCTTACTATCTCAGCAGTCGGGAAAAATTGGCGTTCACAGAGACGGAGCAGCGGGAAAATGTGTCGGTTGCACCGTATTTTCAAGATGCAGCATTAAATGAAGCATCCGGCATCTTAGATCTTGATGCCGAAAAAATCCGCTCGGGCGGCTATAAAATTCACACGACACTCGATAAACAGCTTCAGGATCAACTGAAAAATAATACGAAGAATGAAATGGCATCCGGCAGCAGCATCGAAATCGGCGCTATTGCCCTGAATCCGGACACCGGAGGAATTCGTGCGCTTATCGGCGGAAAAAACTATACAGAAAGCCCCTTCAATAGGGCGACCAGCGCCAAGCGTATGCCGGGGTCAGCGTTTAAGCCATTTTTGTATTATGCAGCACTCAACAATGGCTATACTCCCGCAACGATGCTGATGAGCAAACCGACCGCATTCAGGCTTGAAGACGGCGAGGTGTATCAGCCGAGCAACTATAATGGCTATTACGCAAATGAACAAATCACCCTCGCCCAAGCGCTCGCCTTATCGGATAATGTTTATGCCGTTAAGACCAATTTGTATCTCGGTCCGGACCATTTGGCGAACACAGCAGAGACATTTGGTTTCAGCGGTGACCTTCCTGCCGTGCCTTCTCTTGCATTAGGGACGGCCGCCGTTACAGTTGAAGAAATGGTCACAGGGTATGGCATGCTGGCAAATGGCGGCCATGATATTACCAGCCACACAGTAGCCAAGATTGTTGACCGAAATGGCAACACCGTTTTTGAGAGGAACCGGAAAGAAAGTGACCAGGTGTTGGATGCGCAATCTGTCTTTGTGCTAAGCCAATTGATGACCGGGATGTTTGACCGGTCACTGGATGGTTATATGACTGTAACCGGCTCATCAATTGCGGATCAGCTGAACAGAACGTATGCCGGCAAATCAGGAACCACCGAAACCGACAGCTGGATGGTAGGTTACAGCCCGTCACTCGTTACAGGCATCTGGACAGGATATGACGATAACAAACAGATCACAAAAACCCGTGAGGAAGCATATGCCAAGAATATTTGGGCGTCCTTCATGACAGATGCCCATGAAGACATCGGAAAGGAAAAATTTGATATACCTTCCGGCGTTACCGGGGTTCCCATCGATCCCAAAAGCGGTAAGCGTGCGACCTCTTATTGCGACACAAGCCGGGTTATGTATTTCAAGGAAGGAACCGAGCCACGGGAGCACTGCACGATTCATATGCCCGAAGACCAGGGGCAGCCGGAAGAGGAGGAAAAAAACGAGAAAGAAGAGCAAGGTTTATTTGAAAAAGTATTTGATACGCTGTTTTGA
- a CDS encoding DUF1934 domain-containing protein, producing MENNPKEVAVELKTAIDDNGEMEYNTVRATGQLFQKSRMDVLSYEETAEDGSPIKNMITIYSDRVAVKRTGLVNMHQHFRERKTSENVFQHPHGNIHMETFTNTITYQALSDNQKGMLIIDYVVKLNGQDERNHQLTLTIRHKEGL from the coding sequence ATGGAAAACAATCCGAAAGAGGTAGCTGTTGAGCTTAAGACAGCTATTGATGATAACGGCGAGATGGAATACAATACGGTCAGAGCAACGGGACAATTATTTCAAAAAAGCCGAATGGATGTTTTGAGCTATGAAGAAACAGCTGAGGACGGTTCGCCGATTAAAAATATGATCACAATTTATTCAGATAGGGTGGCCGTAAAACGGACAGGGCTTGTCAATATGCATCAGCACTTCCGCGAACGAAAAACGTCGGAAAATGTTTTCCAGCATCCGCACGGAAACATACATATGGAAACATTCACTAATACCATCACCTACCAGGCACTGTCCGATAACCAGAAGGGTATGCTTATCATTGATTATGTCGTGAAGCTGAACGGACAGGATGAGCGCAACCATCAATTAACATTAACGATTCGACATAAGGAGGGCTTATAA